A section of the Malania oleifera isolate guangnan ecotype guangnan chromosome 2, ASM2987363v1, whole genome shotgun sequence genome encodes:
- the LOC131148967 gene encoding uncharacterized protein LOC131148967 isoform X2, whose amino-acid sequence MAKPRRVCSLLLRILALGATVSATILMVTSHQTVFRDCKCYSKRVWTAGAIPSFRESAMAISGCPRRGFWHVVSFQCIGCLGSCVRGEEREFSCRLATHLRPGSQVLRPCDGGPGDWLHRTHTLCLASPLLRARCA is encoded by the exons ATGGCCAAGCCCAGAAGGGTCTGCAGCCTTCTGCTGAGGATCCTGGCCTTGGGAGCCACCGTCTCCGCCACCATTCTCATGGTCACCAGCCACCAGACG GTATTTCGTGATTGCAAATGCTATAGTAAGCGTGTATGGACTGCTGGTGCTATTCCTTCCTTCAGAGAGTCAGCTATGGCGATTAGTGGTTGCCCTAGACGTG GTTTTTGGCATGTTGTTAGCTTCCAGTGTATCGGCTGCCTTGGCAGTTGCGTACGTGGGGAAGAAAGGGAATTCTCATGCAGGTTGGCAACCCATCTGCGACCAGGTTCACAAGTACTGCGACCATGTGACGGCGGCCCTGGCGACTGGCTTCATCGGACTCATACTCTATGTCTTGCTTCTCCTCTACTCCGTGCACGCTGTGCTTAA
- the LOC131148967 gene encoding CASP-like protein 1C1 isoform X1 has product MAKPRRVCSLLLRILALGATVSATILMVTSHQTVNYLTIPFEAKYSNSPAFMYFVIANAIVSVYGLLVLFLPSESQLWRLVVALDVVFGMLLASSVSAALAVAYVGKKGNSHAGWQPICDQVHKYCDHVTAALATGFIGLILYVLLLLYSVHAVLNPLLVD; this is encoded by the exons ATGGCCAAGCCCAGAAGGGTCTGCAGCCTTCTGCTGAGGATCCTGGCCTTGGGAGCCACCGTCTCCGCCACCATTCTCATGGTCACCAGCCACCAGACGGTTAACTATTTAACCATTCCCTTCGAAGCCAAATATAGCAACTCACCCGCcttcat GTATTTCGTGATTGCAAATGCTATAGTAAGCGTGTATGGACTGCTGGTGCTATTCCTTCCTTCAGAGAGTCAGCTATGGCGATTAGTGGTTGCCCTAGACGTG GTTTTTGGCATGTTGTTAGCTTCCAGTGTATCGGCTGCCTTGGCAGTTGCGTACGTGGGGAAGAAAGGGAATTCTCATGCAGGTTGGCAACCCATCTGCGACCAGGTTCACAAGTACTGCGACCATGTGACGGCGGCCCTGGCGACTGGCTTCATCGGACTCATACTCTATGTCTTGCTTCTCCTCTACTCCGTGCACGCTGTGCTTAATCCTCTTCTTGTGGACTAG